In the genome of Heterodontus francisci isolate sHetFra1 chromosome 15, sHetFra1.hap1, whole genome shotgun sequence, one region contains:
- the LOC137377814 gene encoding interferon-inducible GTPase 5-like: MGGASSRDQSSNMTFFNQEEVKELKSAYQTGGLEKATSLLQKKVKNLHSAELNIAVTGESGAGKSTFVNAMRGLRSCDEGAAKTGNVETTMEPAQYSHPSLPNVNFWDLPGVGTTKFPTDKYLKKMDFKKYDFFIIIMHNRFKENDAKLAVEIKRLGKKFYFVRSQIDNDLQGAQMAGGNFNTEEELEKIKHDCVTNLEKAEISSPTVFLISSYKLDEFDFPALKETLAKSLDDIKKHVFMLSLPSTTWEIVGKKRQELKKRIWMLATVSGVLGAVPVPGLSFACDIGILVTAIIDFRHDLGLDDASLQRLANMTGKPVEDLKAVVKTPLVGEINKDLVTRMFLGSTFVGIAVAEAIFDFIPVIGSLFGAGSSFAMTYKLLNNALDDLTENAQKVVKAAFGTN, from the exons ATGGGAGGTGCCAGCTCCAG AGATCAGTCTTCAAACATGACATTCTTCAATCAGGAAGAGGTCAAAGAACTCAAGTCCGCTTATCAAACAGGTGGGCTAGAAAAGGCTACGTCTCTACTGCAGAAGAAGGTAAAAAATCTGCACTCTGCAGAGCTGAACATTGCAGTGACAGGAGAATCAGGCGCAGGGAAATCCACCTTCGTCAATGCTATGAGAGGGCTTCGGAGCTGTGATGAGGGAGCAGCTAAAACTGGTAACGTTGAAACCACAATGGAGCCAGCCCAATACTCACATCCCAGCCTGCCTAATGTTAATTTCTGGGACCTGCCAGGAGTTGGAACAACAAAATTCCCAACAGATAAATACCTGAAGAAAATGGATTTCAAAAAGTATGATTTCTTCATCATTATCATGCACAATCGATTCAAAGAAAATGATGCAAAGCTCGCCGTAGAGATTAAGAGGCTGGGGAAGAAATTTTACTTTGTTCGATCTCAAATTGACAATGATCTCCAAGGTGCGCAAATGGCAGGTGGAAATTTTAACACAGAAGAAGAACTGGAAAAGATCAAGCATGACTGTGTCACCAATTTGGAAAAGGCAGAGATTTCATCACCCACTGTTTTTCTGATATCAAGCTATAAATTGGATGAGTTTGATTTTCCAGCATTAAAAGAAACCCTTGCAAAGAGCCTTGATGATATAAAGAAGCACGTTTTCATGTTGTCACTTCCAAGCACAACATGGGAGATTGTAGGTAAGAAAAGACAAGAGCTCAAGAAACGGATCTGGATGTTGGCAACAGTTTCTGGAGTACTGGGAGCAGTGCCAGTTCCTGGATTGTCCTTTGCTTGTGACATTGGGATACTGGTAACAGCAATAATAGATTTCCGTCATGATCTGGGTCTGGATGATGCCTCTCTTCAAAGACTGGCCAACATGACAGGGAAACCTGTGGAAGATCTGAAAGCAGTGGTGAAAACTCCCCTGGTGGGTGAAATAAATAAGGATCTAGTGACAAGAATGTTTCTGGGTTCCACTTTTGTTGGCATTGCAGTAGCTGAGGCCATCTTTGACTTCATACCAGTTATTGGTTCCCTCTTTGGAGCAGGATCATCATTTGCTATGACCTACAAGCTGTTAAATAACGCACTGGATGATCTTACAGAGAATGCACAGAAAGTGGTGAAAGCTGCATTTGGGACTAATTAA